A genome region from Gemmatimonadales bacterium includes the following:
- a CDS encoding NAD-dependent epimerase/dehydratase family protein — MRVLYVGGTGEISFDCIHESVRLGHEVTVYNRGHHNAGLPAECRLVAGDVRDDAAYGRLAREGFDAVCQFRLFTPAELTRDLGIFTGHCGQYVFISSASAYRKPVRGLPITEATPLDNPHWAYSRAKAEMEALLGAQAALPYTVVRPSHTYRARMPTPLGGIEVSRMLRGKPVVLHGDGESLWTVTHAADFARPFARLLGERRALGQAFHITGDRAWPWNEIFEAIAAALGVGLTLVHVASETLVRYEPEWEGPLLGDKAASVLFDNRKVKGVVGDFDCPIDPWRGMRMVAERYPPAANDFDPAADALLDRIAREQGALGR, encoded by the coding sequence ATGCGCGTGCTGTACGTCGGCGGGACCGGCGAGATCAGCTTCGACTGCATCCACGAGTCGGTGCGGCTCGGCCACGAGGTCACGGTCTACAATCGCGGCCACCACAACGCCGGCCTCCCGGCCGAGTGCCGGCTCGTCGCGGGCGACGTGCGGGACGACGCGGCCTACGGCCGGCTGGCGCGCGAGGGCTTCGACGCGGTGTGCCAGTTCCGCCTGTTCACCCCCGCGGAGCTGACGCGCGACCTCGGGATCTTCACCGGGCACTGCGGCCAGTACGTCTTCATCAGCTCGGCCTCGGCCTACCGGAAGCCGGTGCGCGGTCTCCCCATCACCGAGGCCACGCCGCTCGACAACCCGCACTGGGCCTACTCGCGCGCCAAGGCCGAGATGGAAGCGCTGCTCGGGGCGCAGGCCGCGCTCCCGTACACCGTCGTCCGGCCCAGCCACACCTACCGCGCGCGCATGCCGACGCCGCTGGGCGGCATCGAGGTCTCGCGGATGCTGCGCGGCAAGCCGGTGGTGCTGCACGGCGACGGCGAGTCGCTGTGGACCGTGACCCACGCCGCGGACTTCGCGCGGCCGTTCGCGCGGCTGCTGGGCGAGCGCCGCGCCCTCGGGCAGGCGTTCCACATCACCGGCGACCGGGCGTGGCCGTGGAACGAGATCTTCGAGGCCATCGCCGCCGCCCTCGGCGTCGGGCTCACGCTGGTGCACGTGGCGAGCGAGACGCTGGTCCGCTACGAGCCGGAGTGGGAAGGGCCGCTGCTCGGCGACAAGGCCGCGTCGGTGCTCTTCGACAACCGCAAGGTGAAGGGCGTCGTGGGCGACTTCGACTGCCCGATCGATCCGTGGCGCGGGATGCGGATGGTGGCCGAGCGTTACCCGCCCGCGGCGAACGACTTCGATCCCGCAGCGGACGCGCTGCTCGACCGGATCGCGCGCGAGCAGGGGGCGCTGGGTCGCTAG
- a CDS encoding uroporphyrinogen decarboxylase family protein, whose amino-acid sequence MNSRERVLAHLDGRPVDRLPLMPITMQFAADVIGAKYLRYVTDFRTLVEGQLRTVERYGFDYVSCISDPAREAADCGSDIALFDDQPPAFKEERALLADKTRLAALKVPDPLAGGRMTDRVRAAELFRREVGGDTLIEGWIEGPMAEGADLRGINTIMLDLYDDPAFIVDLFEFVTEMEIRFARAQVEAGVDLIGIGDAAASLVGPVFYERFVWPYEKRMVDAVRAMGARVRLHICGDTNVLVDGMGRLGCDIVDLDYPVDMAQARARMPGQVILGNVEPVGVMRNGTPAVVTAALAACHRAAGPRYIVGAGCELPRDTAEANVRAMCAFARDTSP is encoded by the coding sequence GTGAACAGCCGCGAACGCGTCCTCGCCCACCTCGACGGTCGACCGGTCGACCGCCTGCCGCTCATGCCCATCACGATGCAGTTCGCCGCCGACGTCATCGGCGCGAAGTACCTGCGGTACGTGACGGACTTCCGCACGCTGGTCGAGGGGCAGCTCCGCACCGTGGAGAGGTACGGCTTCGACTACGTCTCCTGCATCTCCGATCCCGCGCGGGAAGCCGCGGACTGCGGCTCGGACATCGCGCTGTTCGACGACCAGCCCCCGGCGTTCAAGGAGGAGCGGGCCCTGCTGGCGGACAAGACCCGGCTCGCCGCCCTGAAGGTCCCCGACCCGCTCGCCGGCGGCCGGATGACCGACCGGGTGCGCGCCGCGGAGCTGTTCCGCCGCGAGGTCGGCGGCGATACGCTGATCGAGGGCTGGATCGAGGGCCCGATGGCCGAGGGCGCCGACCTCAGGGGCATCAACACCATCATGCTCGACCTCTACGACGACCCGGCGTTCATCGTCGACCTGTTCGAGTTCGTCACGGAGATGGAGATCCGGTTCGCGAGGGCCCAGGTGGAGGCCGGCGTGGATCTGATCGGCATCGGGGACGCCGCGGCCTCGCTGGTGGGGCCGGTGTTCTACGAGCGATTCGTCTGGCCGTACGAGAAGCGGATGGTGGACGCCGTGCGCGCGATGGGCGCCAGGGTACGCCTGCACATCTGCGGCGACACCAACGTCCTCGTCGACGGGATGGGCCGGCTCGGCTGCGACATCGTGGACCTGGACTATCCGGTGGACATGGCCCAGGCGCGGGCGCGGATGCCGGGCCAGGTCATCCTCGGCAACGTCGAGCCCGTCGGCGTGATGCGGAACGGCACGCCCGCGGTGGTCACGGCGGCGCTGGCGGCGTGCCATCGCGCGGCGGGGCCGCGGTACATCGTGGGCGCCGGCTGCGAGCTTCCACGCGACACCGCGGAGGCCAACGTCCGGGCGATGTGCGCGTTCGCCCGGGACACGTCGCCCTAG
- a CDS encoding efflux RND transporter permease subunit, whose amino-acid sequence MNFTGLFIRRPVMTTLLMIGILVFGIVAYVGLPVSDLPTVDYPTINVSASLSGASPETMAATVATPLEKAFSAIAGIDNITSTSTLGSTQITLQFSLDRNVDAAAQDVNAAISQTLVQLPSNIIPPSYRKQNPAAAPILMFALTSNVLSLPALDEYAETTIAQRLSMVDGVAQVSVFGSAKYAVRIQLDPDKLATRGLSISQVAAAVRSENVLIPTGVLYGRDQTLTIQATGQLYDAAAFRRLVVAFRDGAPIHLEELGNVFDDVQNNKSAAWYNKDRSIVLAVQRQPGTNTVAVATAVKAAMAEITPDLPSSVKVNVRYDRSVSIENSVHDVKFSLVLALALVVLVIFLFLRSVVATLIPSLTLPMSIVGTFSVMALLTFSVDNLSLMALTLAVGFVVDDAIVMLENIYRHLEMGKAPLQAALDGAREISFTILSMTLSLAAVFIPLVFMGGIIGRLFREFAITIGASILVSGFVSLTLTPMLCSRLLKAQQDVTHGPWFLATERGYERTAAAYERSLGWVMRHRPLTLVFSAIILVLTAVLFRVVPKGLFPSDDTGLLQGTTEAAQGTSFPEMVRLQQRAAALLAKDTNVAGFMSSAGSGGGSSTNQGSFFIALRPAGHRPTADQMVAQLSRRLSGIPGLNVFIQNPPSIRIGGRGSKSLYQFTLQGPDVAKLFEGSVQLLARLREVPLITAVTSDLQNANPLVTVRIDRARAAVAGVTPMAIEQALANAYNEQQTSTIYTSTNEYWVVMELLPQAQLDAAALARLWVTGTNRRLVPLADVATFHSGVGPVSINHSGQLPSVTISFNLAPGVSLGTAVAEVSRIAGQTLSGTISTAFAGTAQAFQASQQGLGILLLITVFVIYIILGILYESFIHPVTILSGLPFAAFGALLALWITGTELGVYGYVGVIMLIGIVKKNAIMMIDFAVEAERAGHTTPAAAIVHAARVRFRPIMMTSVSAVVGTLPIAIGVGASAASRRPLGIAVVGGLAFSQIVTLFVTPVFYTYLDDLQTWLAALPARLPWGRTEAAEAAAPGAGD is encoded by the coding sequence GTGAACTTCACCGGCCTGTTCATCCGGCGGCCGGTCATGACGACGCTGCTCATGATCGGCATCCTCGTGTTCGGCATCGTCGCCTACGTGGGGCTGCCGGTCAGCGACCTGCCGACGGTGGACTATCCGACGATCAACGTCAGCGCCAGCCTGTCGGGTGCGAGTCCCGAGACGATGGCGGCCACGGTCGCGACCCCGCTCGAAAAGGCGTTCTCGGCGATCGCCGGCATCGACAACATCACGTCGACCAGCACGCTCGGCTCCACGCAGATCACGCTCCAGTTCTCGCTCGACCGCAACGTGGACGCGGCGGCGCAGGACGTGAACGCGGCCATCTCGCAGACGCTGGTCCAGCTGCCGTCCAACATCATCCCGCCGTCCTACCGGAAGCAGAACCCGGCGGCCGCGCCGATCCTGATGTTCGCGCTCACCTCCAACGTGCTGTCGCTGCCCGCGCTCGACGAGTACGCCGAGACCACCATCGCGCAGCGCCTCTCGATGGTCGACGGCGTGGCGCAGGTGTCCGTCTTCGGGTCCGCCAAGTACGCGGTGCGCATCCAGCTCGACCCGGACAAGCTCGCCACCCGCGGCCTCAGCATCAGCCAGGTCGCGGCGGCCGTGCGCTCCGAGAACGTGCTGATCCCGACCGGCGTCCTGTACGGCCGCGACCAGACGCTCACGATCCAGGCCACCGGCCAACTGTACGACGCCGCCGCGTTCCGCCGGCTGGTCGTGGCGTTCCGCGACGGCGCGCCGATCCACCTCGAAGAACTCGGCAACGTGTTCGACGACGTGCAGAACAACAAGTCGGCCGCGTGGTACAACAAGGACCGGTCCATCGTGCTGGCCGTCCAGCGCCAGCCCGGCACCAACACCGTCGCCGTCGCGACGGCCGTCAAGGCCGCCATGGCCGAGATCACGCCGGATCTGCCCTCCTCGGTCAAGGTGAACGTCCGGTACGACCGGTCCGTCTCCATCGAGAACTCCGTCCACGACGTGAAGTTCTCGCTGGTGCTGGCGCTGGCGCTGGTCGTGCTCGTGATCTTCCTGTTCCTGCGCAGCGTCGTGGCCACGCTCATCCCGAGCCTGACGCTGCCGATGTCCATCGTGGGCACCTTCTCGGTCATGGCGCTGCTCACCTTCAGCGTGGACAACCTGTCGCTGATGGCGCTGACGCTGGCGGTGGGCTTCGTGGTGGACGACGCGATCGTGATGCTCGAGAACATCTACCGCCACCTCGAGATGGGCAAAGCGCCCCTCCAGGCCGCGCTCGACGGCGCCAGGGAGATCAGCTTCACGATCCTGTCGATGACGCTGTCGCTCGCGGCGGTCTTCATCCCGCTCGTCTTCATGGGCGGCATCATCGGGCGGCTGTTCCGGGAGTTCGCGATCACGATCGGCGCCTCGATCCTGGTGTCGGGATTCGTGTCGCTGACCCTCACGCCCATGCTGTGCAGCCGGCTCCTCAAGGCGCAGCAGGACGTCACGCACGGGCCGTGGTTCCTCGCGACCGAGCGGGGCTACGAGCGCACGGCCGCGGCCTACGAGCGCAGCCTGGGCTGGGTGATGCGGCACCGCCCGCTGACGCTGGTGTTCTCGGCCATCATCCTGGTGCTCACGGCCGTGCTGTTCCGGGTCGTGCCGAAAGGCCTGTTCCCGAGCGACGACACCGGCCTCCTGCAGGGGACCACCGAGGCGGCGCAGGGCACGTCGTTCCCCGAGATGGTGCGGCTGCAGCAGCGGGCGGCGGCGCTGCTGGCCAAGGACACCAACGTCGCCGGGTTCATGTCCTCGGCCGGCTCGGGCGGGGGCAGCTCGACCAACCAGGGATCGTTCTTCATCGCCCTGAGGCCGGCGGGCCACCGGCCGACGGCCGACCAGATGGTGGCCCAGCTGTCGCGGCGCCTGTCGGGCATCCCGGGCCTCAACGTCTTCATTCAGAACCCGCCGTCCATCCGGATCGGCGGCCGCGGCTCGAAGAGCCTGTACCAGTTCACGCTCCAGGGGCCCGACGTCGCGAAGCTGTTCGAGGGTTCGGTGCAGCTCCTGGCGCGGCTGCGCGAGGTGCCGCTGATCACGGCGGTCACCAGCGACCTGCAGAACGCGAATCCGCTGGTGACCGTGCGGATCGACCGGGCCCGGGCCGCCGTGGCCGGGGTCACGCCGATGGCGATCGAGCAGGCGCTGGCCAATGCGTACAACGAGCAGCAGACCTCGACCATCTACACCAGCACCAACGAGTACTGGGTGGTGATGGAGTTGCTGCCGCAGGCCCAGCTCGACGCCGCCGCGCTCGCCCGCCTCTGGGTCACCGGGACGAACCGGCGCCTCGTGCCGCTGGCGGACGTCGCCACGTTCCACAGCGGCGTGGGCCCGGTCAGCATCAACCACTCGGGCCAGCTGCCGTCCGTGACCATCTCCTTCAACCTGGCGCCCGGCGTCTCGCTCGGCACGGCCGTGGCCGAGGTGAGCCGCATCGCCGGCCAGACGCTGTCGGGCACGATCTCGACCGCGTTCGCGGGCACCGCCCAGGCCTTCCAGGCCTCGCAGCAGGGGCTCGGCATCCTGCTGCTCATCACGGTCTTCGTGATCTACATCATCCTCGGCATTCTGTACGAGAGCTTCATCCATCCCGTGACGATCCTGAGCGGGCTGCCCTTCGCGGCCTTCGGCGCGCTGCTCGCGCTGTGGATCACCGGCACCGAGCTGGGCGTGTACGGGTACGTCGGCGTGATCATGCTGATCGGGATCGTGAAGAAGAACGCCATCATGATGATCGATTTCGCGGTCGAGGCCGAGCGGGCGGGACATACCACGCCCGCGGCCGCGATCGTGCACGCCGCGCGGGTGCGGTTCCGGCCCATCATGATGACCAGCGTGTCGGCCGTCGTCGGGACGCTGCCCATCGCGATCGGCGTCGGGGCCAGCGCGGCCTCGCGCCGGCCGCTGGGCATCGCCGTCGTCGGCGGGCTGGCCTTCTCGCAGATCGTCACGCTGTTCGTCACCCCGGTGTTCTACACCTACCTGGACGACCTCCAGACCTGGCTCGCCGCGCTGCCCGCGCGGTTGCCCTGGGGGCGGACCGAGGCGGCCGAAGCCGCCGCCCCGGGCGCCGGGGACTGA
- a CDS encoding efflux RND transporter periplasmic adaptor subunit, translated as MTTSRALVFGHGLAAIAVVLLIPACAKKAIGPRNPAVPVTLTVARRQAVPYTIIASGLVTPSQTAIVSPQVDGIISSVAFHEGDEVSRGQPLFLIEPQLYRAAYQQALAVLARDLATADNARREAARYVLLAQSSFATPEQAEQERATAAAAIAQVQADSAAVATAKFNLDKTVIRAPFGGRTGGLLVHEGNLVHAAGSSALVTITQLRPIDVRFAVPASTLPLIQRYGAHGGLRVVVSQAQAVSDSSADTSGAMPAAPAPAAPARTAGPPSGRASTAGTVRAAAASRTPSGAPADQQGTLTFIDNAVDTTTSTVMLKATFANPTRTLWPGQFVSVQLRLFTEEQALVLPTQAVLTGQQGSYVYVVDSTGAAQPRTVTVERTADTLAIIQHGLRDGEKVVAAGQSRLTAGAKVSLPVADSARAKAPAGARSAGGRRGA; from the coding sequence ATGACGACCAGCAGGGCACTGGTGTTCGGGCACGGGTTGGCCGCCATTGCCGTGGTGCTCCTGATCCCGGCCTGCGCCAAGAAGGCGATCGGGCCGAGGAACCCTGCGGTTCCGGTCACGCTCACCGTGGCACGGCGTCAGGCCGTGCCCTATACGATCATCGCGAGCGGCCTGGTCACGCCCTCCCAGACGGCCATCGTATCGCCGCAGGTGGACGGGATCATCAGCAGCGTCGCCTTCCACGAAGGGGACGAAGTCTCCCGCGGCCAGCCCCTGTTCCTGATCGAGCCCCAGCTGTACCGGGCGGCCTACCAGCAGGCGCTGGCGGTGCTGGCCCGGGATCTCGCCACGGCGGACAATGCACGGCGCGAGGCCGCGCGCTACGTGCTCCTCGCGCAGAGCAGTTTCGCGACTCCCGAGCAGGCCGAGCAGGAGCGCGCCACCGCGGCCGCGGCGATCGCGCAGGTGCAGGCGGACAGCGCCGCCGTCGCGACCGCCAAGTTCAACCTCGACAAGACCGTCATCCGCGCCCCGTTCGGAGGCCGGACCGGCGGCCTGCTGGTGCACGAGGGCAACCTGGTGCACGCCGCCGGCTCGAGCGCGCTGGTGACGATCACCCAGCTGCGCCCGATCGACGTGCGCTTCGCGGTGCCCGCTTCGACCCTGCCGCTCATTCAGCGGTACGGCGCCCACGGCGGACTCCGCGTCGTGGTGAGCCAGGCGCAGGCCGTCTCGGACTCGTCGGCGGACACGTCGGGCGCGATGCCGGCCGCGCCGGCGCCGGCGGCCCCCGCGCGCACGGCCGGGCCGCCCAGCGGCCGGGCGTCCACCGCCGGGACCGTGCGCGCCGCTGCCGCCTCCCGCACCCCATCCGGCGCCCCCGCCGACCAGCAGGGAACGCTGACGTTCATCGACAACGCCGTGGACACGACGACCTCGACGGTGATGCTCAAGGCGACCTTCGCCAACCCGACGCGGACGCTGTGGCCCGGGCAGTTCGTCTCCGTGCAGCTGCGCCTGTTCACGGAGGAGCAGGCACTCGTCCTGCCGACGCAGGCGGTGCTCACCGGACAGCAGGGGTCGTACGTCTACGTGGTCGATTCGACGGGAGCCGCGCAGCCGCGGACCGTGACGGTCGAGCGCACCGCCGACACGCTGGCGATCATCCAGCACGGCCTGCGCGACGGCGAGAAGGTCGTGGCCGCGGGGCAGTCGCGCTTGACGGCCGGCGCCAAGGTGAGCCTGCCCGTGGCGGACTCGGCGCGCGCCAAGGCCCCGGCCGGGGCGCGCTCCGCGGGCGGACGCCGCGGTGCGTGA
- a CDS encoding ABC transporter permease, which yields MSFFDALKFRLRAITRPDAHARELDEEMDFHLDRDAAQLAHDANGPADANEDEARYAARRRFGNRTYLAEETRRMSGLGWLELLGQDLRFAVRTFRRTPGFTAIAVLTLALGIGANTAIFSAVDALLLRPLPFRDPGRLMSVSLTVPRRGNFPPRDNVNWSWPKFEALRGMQPVFVQTTLWYPEPFTIRHGDQTLRDQGEYTDDGYLTTLGVRPALGRNFTADEATHYNGGHVALISDALWQRLYDADRRVLGQTVLVNGMPYTIVGVTPPGFQGLSGQALLWLPALTSSNPRAEPPGPYDHRFLAIARLADGVSPEQAAAVVATLGARIDAAYPDQNGQGWHWGATTKPLDQARVDPQVRSTLLVLFGAVGLVLLIACANVANLFLARASGRRKEIAVRIALGAGRRRLVEQLLAESVLLGVAGGVVGLGLAWAGARGLASLQLSAALQGNGGAVIGTLGSQAIRLDPWALLFTLVLGVVTGIVFGLVPALQATRPSLTEDLKDDGGPASRRFGGLGSRNVLVAAEIALAVVLLAGAGLVLRSLGRRMGVDLGFDAGHTLTFRVNRAPEWAPDSITRFYDVAIQRLAELPGVTSAGMTDCPPLVQCAGTLINLMDRPAAAPGTEPLAGVHWITPGWTTVERIPLLRGRLLDERDRVGTPMAVLVSQTAARRWWPGQDPIGKVIGQSRTAGGGLDSAYVVGVVGDVRYQGVDSLPGADVYLSYYQVPFYFRMMLFVRTRGDPLALAGPARTTMARWAPGFPVYDVRTMEDRVGQSLAYSRLGALLLGLFAAVALGLAAIGTYGVIAYSVAQRTREIGIRVALGASAGDVAGMVVRRGLALGAIGGGAGLVVALGVTRVLGSLLYEVAPRDPATLAAIIVLLGLVVLLASWIPARRAASVPAVEALKS from the coding sequence ATGTCCTTCTTCGATGCGCTCAAGTTCCGTCTCCGCGCCATCACCCGCCCCGACGCGCACGCCCGCGAGCTGGACGAGGAGATGGACTTCCATCTCGACCGCGACGCGGCGCAGCTCGCGCACGACGCCAACGGCCCGGCCGACGCAAACGAGGACGAGGCACGCTATGCCGCGCGGCGCCGGTTCGGCAACCGGACGTATCTCGCCGAGGAGACGCGACGGATGAGCGGCCTCGGCTGGCTCGAGCTGCTGGGCCAGGACCTCCGCTTCGCCGTCCGCACCTTCCGCCGCACGCCCGGCTTCACCGCGATCGCCGTCCTGACGCTCGCCCTCGGCATCGGCGCGAACACCGCGATCTTCTCGGCGGTGGACGCGCTGCTCCTGAGGCCGCTGCCGTTCCGCGACCCGGGGCGGCTGATGAGCGTCAGCCTCACGGTGCCGCGACGCGGCAACTTCCCGCCGCGCGACAACGTCAACTGGTCGTGGCCGAAGTTCGAGGCGCTGCGCGGGATGCAGCCCGTGTTCGTGCAGACGACGCTGTGGTACCCCGAGCCGTTCACGATCCGCCACGGCGACCAGACGCTGCGCGACCAGGGCGAGTACACGGACGACGGGTACCTCACGACGCTCGGCGTGCGCCCCGCGCTGGGCCGCAACTTCACGGCGGACGAGGCCACCCACTACAACGGCGGCCACGTCGCGCTCATCAGCGACGCCCTGTGGCAGCGGCTGTACGACGCCGACCGCCGCGTGCTCGGCCAGACCGTGCTGGTGAACGGCATGCCGTACACCATCGTGGGCGTCACCCCGCCCGGGTTCCAGGGCCTGTCGGGCCAGGCGCTGCTGTGGCTGCCCGCGCTGACCAGCAGCAACCCCCGCGCCGAGCCGCCCGGGCCGTATGACCACCGGTTCCTCGCCATCGCGCGCCTCGCCGACGGGGTGAGCCCGGAGCAGGCCGCGGCCGTCGTCGCGACGCTCGGGGCCCGCATCGACGCCGCCTACCCCGACCAGAACGGCCAGGGGTGGCACTGGGGGGCGACCACGAAGCCGCTCGACCAGGCCCGCGTGGACCCGCAGGTGCGCAGCACGCTGCTGGTGCTGTTCGGCGCCGTCGGCCTGGTGCTGCTCATCGCCTGCGCCAACGTGGCCAACCTGTTCCTCGCCCGCGCCTCCGGCCGGCGCAAGGAGATCGCCGTCCGCATCGCACTCGGGGCCGGGCGCCGCCGCCTGGTCGAGCAGCTGCTGGCCGAGTCCGTGCTGCTCGGCGTCGCCGGGGGCGTGGTGGGGCTGGGGCTCGCCTGGGCCGGCGCGCGCGGCCTCGCCTCCCTGCAGCTCTCCGCCGCGCTCCAGGGCAACGGCGGCGCCGTCATCGGGACCCTCGGCAGCCAGGCCATCCGCCTCGACCCATGGGCCCTGCTGTTCACGTTGGTGCTGGGCGTCGTGACGGGCATCGTGTTCGGCCTCGTGCCCGCGCTGCAGGCCACCAGGCCCTCGCTCACCGAAGACCTCAAGGACGACGGCGGGCCGGCGAGCCGGCGCTTCGGCGGGCTGGGCAGCCGCAACGTGCTGGTGGCCGCGGAGATCGCGCTGGCCGTGGTGCTGCTCGCCGGCGCGGGCCTGGTGCTGCGGAGCCTGGGGCGCCGGATGGGCGTGGACCTGGGCTTCGACGCAGGGCACACGCTCACCTTCCGCGTCAACCGCGCCCCCGAATGGGCCCCCGACTCGATCACGCGCTTCTACGACGTGGCCATCCAGCGCCTGGCGGAGCTGCCGGGCGTCACCAGCGCCGGGATGACCGACTGCCCGCCGCTGGTGCAGTGCGCCGGGACGCTCATCAACCTCATGGACCGGCCGGCCGCCGCACCCGGCACCGAGCCGCTGGCCGGCGTGCACTGGATCACGCCCGGCTGGACGACCGTCGAGCGCATCCCGCTGTTGCGCGGCCGGCTGCTCGACGAGCGCGACCGGGTGGGCACGCCGATGGCGGTGCTGGTCAGCCAGACGGCCGCCCGGCGCTGGTGGCCGGGCCAGGATCCGATCGGCAAGGTCATCGGGCAGTCGCGTACCGCCGGCGGCGGCCTGGACTCCGCGTACGTGGTCGGCGTGGTGGGGGACGTCCGTTACCAGGGCGTGGACTCGCTGCCGGGAGCCGACGTCTACCTCTCGTACTACCAGGTGCCGTTCTACTTCCGGATGATGCTGTTCGTCCGGACGCGCGGCGACCCGCTGGCGCTGGCGGGCCCCGCGCGCACGACCATGGCCCGCTGGGCGCCCGGCTTCCCGGTGTACGACGTGCGCACGATGGAGGACCGGGTGGGGCAGTCGCTCGCCTACTCGCGCCTGGGCGCCCTGCTGCTCGGCCTGTTCGCGGCCGTGGCGCTCGGCCTCGCGGCCATCGGGACCTACGGCGTGATCGCGTACTCGGTGGCGCAGCGCACCCGCGAGATCGGCATCCGCGTCGCCCTGGGCGCCAGCGCCGGCGACGTGGCGGGCATGGTGGTGCGGCGCGGCCTCGCGCTCGGCGCGATCGGCGGCGGGGCGGGCCTGGTGGTCGCGCTCGGCGTGACCCGGGTGCTCGGCTCGCTGCTCTACGAGGTGGCGCCGCGGGATCCCGCGACGCTCGCGGCGATCATCGTGCTGCTCGGGCTGGTGGTGCTGCTGGCGAGCTGGATCCCGGCGCGCCGCGCGGCGAGCGTGCCCGCGGTGGAGGCGCTGAAGAGTTGA
- a CDS encoding PadR family transcriptional regulator, protein MARAPRSPRTELLRGTLDLLILQTLSLRPLHGYGIAQHIARLSNDALSVEQGSLYPALERLQARGWVTSKWLPSPTGRRARYYTITRAGLRQLGEEISALDAVVLAINRVLRRA, encoded by the coding sequence GTGGCGCGAGCACCCAGAAGCCCCAGGACCGAGCTGCTGCGCGGGACCCTGGACCTGCTGATCCTGCAGACGCTGAGCCTCCGGCCGCTCCACGGCTACGGCATCGCCCAGCACATCGCCCGGCTGTCCAACGACGCCCTGAGCGTCGAGCAGGGCTCGCTCTACCCCGCGCTCGAGCGGCTCCAGGCCCGCGGCTGGGTGACCTCGAAGTGGCTGCCCTCCCCCACCGGCCGCCGCGCCCGCTACTACACCATCACCCGTGCCGGACTGCGGCAGCTCGGCGAGGAGATCTCCGCCCTCGACGCCGTCGTCCTCGCCATCAACCGCGTCCTGCGCCGCGCCTAG